The following coding sequences are from one Salvia hispanica cultivar TCC Black 2014 chromosome 3, UniMelb_Shisp_WGS_1.0, whole genome shotgun sequence window:
- the LOC125208926 gene encoding violaxanthin de-epoxidase, chloroplastic-like yields MAFSLYSGVLSNGESKLLHDKLKLTSCGRYGCGRANFNGNLIVRVGLGRWSLRCEGLRRRQSPSSCGGISSVIAEVKKKLCFPEVSSLDFWKKRTYVEGAAVVVALALMMSPSAQAVDALKTCTCLLKECRIELAKCIANPSCAANVACLNTCNNRPDETECQIKCGDLFANSVVDEFNDCAVTRKKCVPQKSDLGDFPAPDPAVLVQNFNMSDFNGKWFISSGLNPTFDTFDCQLHEFHTEGNKLVANLTWRVKTPDTGFFTRTAVQNFVQDPKYPGILYNHDNEYLHYQDDWYILSAQVENKPDDYIFVYYRGRNDAWDGYGGAVIYTRSAVLPESIVPRLEKAAKSVGRDLSQFIKTDNTCGPEPPLVERLEKTVEEGEGFIAREVEEIEQEVEQEVERAKRTEMTLFERLAEGFQELIKDKDYFLQELSKEEMDLLNDLKMEASEVEKLFGRALPLRKLR; encoded by the exons ATGGCTTTTTCGCTGTACTCAGGAGTGCTTTCCAATGGCGAAAGCAAATTATTGCACGATAAATTGAAGTTAACTAGTTGTGGAAGATATGGCTGCGGTAGAGCTAATTTCAATGGCAATCTGATAGTAAGAGTAGGTTTGGGTAGATGGAGCCTCCGGTGTGAAGGGTTGAGACGGAGACAGTCACCTTCAAGCTGTGGTGGGATTAGCTCAGTTATAGCTGAG GTAAAGAAGAAACTGTGTTTTCCGGAGGTGTCTAGTCTTGATTTTTGGAAGAAACGGACCTATGTTGAGGGAGCAGCGGTGGTAGTGGCATTAGCACTGATGATGAGTCCCTCGGCTCAGGCTGTGGACGCATTGAAAACTTGTACTTGCTTACTCAAGGAGTGTAG AATCGAGCTTGCAAAGTGCATTGCGAATCCATCATGCGCTGCTAATGTTGCGTGTCTCAACACGTGCAACAACAGGCCGGACGAGACTGAATGCCAG ATAAAGTGCGGAGATTTATTTGCAAACAGCGTTGTGGACGAGTTCAACGACTGCGCAGTCACGCGGAAGAAGTGCGTGCCTCAGAAATCTGATCTAGGCGACTTCCCCGCGCCAGATCCGGCCGTTCTAGTGCAGAACTTCAACATGAGTGATTTCAATGGGAAATGGTTCATAAGCAGCGGTTTGAATCCCACATTCGACACTTTTGACTGCCAACTGCATGAATTCCACACCGAGGGGAACAAGCTTGTGGCGAACTTGACATGGCGGGTCAAGACTCCGGACACGGGCTTCTTCACCCGAACAGCAGTCCAGAACTTCGTCCAAGATCCTAAATATCCGGGGATATTGTACAACCACGACAACGAGTATCTTCACTACCAAGATGACTG GTACATTCTCTCGGCCCAGGTGGAAAACAAACCGGACGACTACATATTCGTCTACTACCGCGGCCGGAACGACGCGTGGGACGGGTACGGCGGCGCGGTGATCTACACCCGGAGCGCGGTCCTGCCCGAGAGCATCGTGCCCCGGCTGGAGAAGGCGGCGAAGAGCGTCGGCCGCGACTTGAGCCAGTTCATCAAGACGGACAACACGTGCGGGCCCGAGCCCCCCCTGGTGGAGCGGCTGGAGAAGACGGTGGAGGAGGGCGAGGGGTTCATCGCGAGGGAGGTCGAGGAGATCGAGCAGGAGGTCGAGCAGGAAGTCGAGAGGGCGAAGAGGACGGAGATGACGTTGTTCGAGAGGCTGGCGGAAGGGTTCCAAGAGCTGATCAAAGACAAGGATTACTTCTTGCAAGAGCTGAGCAAGGAAGAGATGGATTTGTTGAATGATCTGAAAATGGAAGCAAGTGAGGTGGAGAAGCTCTTTGGAAGAGCTTTGCCTTTGAGAAAATTGAGGTGA
- the LOC125214602 gene encoding probable receptor-like protein kinase At3g17420, whose amino-acid sequence MSQACTLNFTTHPYRPLGGCHSVKESVSDWNIFPRTSCCQEALIVYAQALALVAKNSSSGTIFLSQEQWNDCTSAPFQLQPNMSTESCGFNNFYYGSGKCSMLKLSDIDPNVTSQCSSFVSYDEACGICMKKISTALDTMMESMDVKGNDTERATCLVGLIVSVIAGKKSDASDDFERCLPALAGPAPHNYIKISYGVAEALLAVVLVMIGLAAIISLIKYVTKNEKQKKRKSPETKGVADFTGLYRFSKAEIDSAINHGGEKKCLGRGSAGLVYKGVLPSGQLVAIKQIYKSNTSDSFTREIEGLSRVRHPNLVCLFGCCIDDGEQYLVYEYCPHGNLAQHLLRNDGVLMWEDRVRILTECASALKYLHHHMSGCIVHRDIKLTNILLTHDMQAKLSDFGLARLIGMEESKVFTDVRGTIGYMDPEYMSNAKLTSASDIYSFGIVMLQLLSGQRVIELDLDARDQLTRKAKDVNMQKRPLADFQDLKMKGNIVTVDFKSILQLAVLCVASSSTGRPSIDEVVQELEKALNNTRLQMRPREKSSFEATPSKSPEVIHV is encoded by the exons ATGTCTCAAG CTTGCACGTTGAATTTCACTACACATCCATACAGACCTTTAGGTGGATGCCACAGCGTCAAAGAGAGCGTAAGCGACTGGAACATCTTCCCCCGCACCAGCTGCTGCCAAGAAGCTCTCATCGTGTACGCGCAAGCATTAGCTCTCGTCGCAAAAAACAGCTCGTCGGGGACCATCTTCCTCAGCCAAGAACAGTGGAACGACTGCACTAGTGCACCCTTCCAGCTGCAGCCCAACATGTCAACCGAAAGCTGTGGCTTCAACAATTTCTACTATGGGAGTGGCAAGTGCTCGATGCTGAAGCTCTCGGACATCGACCCAAATGTCACTAGCCAGTGCTCCAGCTTCGTCTCTTACGACGAAGCCTGTGGGATTTGCATGAAGAAGATATCAACGGCATTGGATACGATGATGGAAAGTATGGATGTGAAGGGGAATGATACAGAGAGAGCTACCTGCCTAGTTGGCCTTATTGTCTCAGTTATTGCTGGGAAGAAGAGTGATGCCTCTGATGATTTTGAGAGATGCTTGCCCGCTTTGGCTGGTCCAG CACCTCATAACTACATCAAGATAAGCT ATGGTGTGGCTGAAGCTCTACTAGCAGTGGTTCTGGTCATGATTGGCTTAGCTGCAATTATATCGCTGATAAAATACGTAACCAAGAATGAAAAGCAAAAGAAGAGGAAATCACCAGAAACAAAAGGCGTGGCGGATTTCACTGGCCTCTACAGGTTCTCAAAGGCGGAGATTGACAGTGCGATAAACCACGGAGGCGAGAAGAAGTGCTTAGGAAGAGGCAGTGCAGGCCTGGTATACAAGGGTGTACTTCCCAGTGGGCAGTTGGTGGCAATCAAGCAGATATACAAGAGCAATACGTCGGATTCGTTCACCAGGGAAATAGAGGGCCTTTCGAGGGTCAGGCATCCGAATCTCGTGTGTCTATTTGGCTGCTGCATAGATGATGGGGAGCAGTACCTCGTGTACGAGTACTGCCCTCACGGGAACCTTGCTCAGCATCTTCTAC GGAATGATGGTGTCCTAATGTGGGAGGACCGAGTGAGAATCCTGACGGAATGCGCGTCAGCTCTTAAATATCTTCATCACCACATGAGTGGATGCATCGTTCATAGAGACATCAAG CTGACAAACATTCTTCTCACTCATGATATGCAAGCAAAGCTGTCTGATTTTGGTCTGGCTAGGTTGATAGGTATGGAAGAGAGCAAAGTGTTTACCGATGTCCGAGGAACGATAGGATATATGGATCCTGAATATATGAGCAATGCCAAACTAACCAGTGCCAGCGACATCTACAGTTTTGGCATTGTCATGCTGCAGCTCTTATCCGGGCAGAGGGTCATTGAGCTCGATCTGGACGCAAGAGACCAGCTCACCAGGAAG GCAAAAGATGTGAACATGCAAAAACGGCCACTAGCAGATTTTCAAGATCTTAAGATGAAAGGAAATATTGTGACGGTGGATTTTAAGTCCATACTGCAATTAGCAGTGCTCTGTGTGGCAAGTTCCAGCACCGGCCGCCCAAGCATAGATGAGGTTGTACAAGAGCTCGAGAAGGCTTTGAATAACACACGGCTGCAAATG AGACCAAGGGAGAAGAGTTCATTTGAAGCAACACCCTCAAAATCACCAGAAGTGATTCATGTGTGA
- the LOC125214752 gene encoding uncharacterized protein LOC125214752 isoform X2, producing the protein MKPSGGSLTAAPQFSLPKAPQFWIQNGVFRLTADLKPLRRRRFSLRVSCRSGNSSGTTAPLPHTSQFGDLAPETQSGVESLSFEVRSPFSPHNLIPRPRLSLSDQAFFLLTFIGCTTSVAFACLVAAAVPTLFAMRRAAISLSKLADTAREELPSTMAAVRLSGMEISDLTLELSDLSQEITEGVNKSAQVVQAAEAGARQIGSLAREQTMGAAKKTSRVVGKAAKTFLNYISPGEYSSADEYETES; encoded by the exons ATGAAACCCTCCGGCGGCTCACTCACAGCCGCCCCTCAATTTTCTCTTCCAAAGGCGCCTCAATTTTGGATCCAGAACGGCGTTTTCCGCCTCACGGCGGACCTGAAACCGCTCAGACGGCGGCGGTTCAGCCTCAGAGTCTCGTGCAGATCGGGAAATTCGAGTGGCACGACGGCGCCGTTGCCGCATACTTCTCAATTTGGGGATTTGGCGCCGGAGACGCAGAGTGGAGTTGAATCGTTGAGTTTTGAAGTGAGAAGCCCTTTTTCTCCGCATAATTTGATTCCGCGCCCTAGATTGAGCTTGAGCGATCAAGCTTTTTTCCTCCTTACCTTCATCGGTTGCACG ACTTCTGTTGCATTCGCTTGCCTTGTTGCCGCAGCTGTGCCAACATTATTT GCAATGCGAAGGGCTGCAATATCTCTTTCTAAATTAGCTGATACTGCACGTGAGGAGCTCCCCAGCACAATGGCAGCTGTCAGGCTGTCTGGGATGGAAATCAGTGATCTCACACTGGAATTGAGTGACTTGAG CCAAGAAATAACAGAAGGGGTCAACAAATCTGCTCAAGTAGTGCAAGCAGCCGAAGCTGGAGCTCGTCAAATAGGTTCACTTGCTCGCGAACAAACAATGG GGGCTGCAAAGAAGACTTCTCGTGTTGTTGGTAAAGCAGCCAAAACTTTCTTGAACTACATATCGCCAGGCGAATACAGCTCAGCTGATGAATATGAGACAGAAAGTTGA
- the LOC125214752 gene encoding uncharacterized protein LOC125214752 isoform X1 codes for MKPSGGSLTAAPQFSLPKAPQFWIQNGVFRLTADLKPLRRRRFSLRVSCRSGNSSGTTAPLPHTSQFGDLAPETQSGVESLSFEVRSPFSPHNLIPRPRLSLSDQAFFLLTFIGCTTSVAFACLVAAAVPTLFAMRRAAISLSKLADTAREELPSTMAAVRLSGMEISDLTLELSDLSQEITEGVNKSAQVVQAAEAGARQIGSLAREQTMAMIQERASLPIISLQPVVAGAAKKTSRVVGKAAKTFLNYISPGEYSSADEYETES; via the exons ATGAAACCCTCCGGCGGCTCACTCACAGCCGCCCCTCAATTTTCTCTTCCAAAGGCGCCTCAATTTTGGATCCAGAACGGCGTTTTCCGCCTCACGGCGGACCTGAAACCGCTCAGACGGCGGCGGTTCAGCCTCAGAGTCTCGTGCAGATCGGGAAATTCGAGTGGCACGACGGCGCCGTTGCCGCATACTTCTCAATTTGGGGATTTGGCGCCGGAGACGCAGAGTGGAGTTGAATCGTTGAGTTTTGAAGTGAGAAGCCCTTTTTCTCCGCATAATTTGATTCCGCGCCCTAGATTGAGCTTGAGCGATCAAGCTTTTTTCCTCCTTACCTTCATCGGTTGCACG ACTTCTGTTGCATTCGCTTGCCTTGTTGCCGCAGCTGTGCCAACATTATTT GCAATGCGAAGGGCTGCAATATCTCTTTCTAAATTAGCTGATACTGCACGTGAGGAGCTCCCCAGCACAATGGCAGCTGTCAGGCTGTCTGGGATGGAAATCAGTGATCTCACACTGGAATTGAGTGACTTGAG CCAAGAAATAACAGAAGGGGTCAACAAATCTGCTCAAGTAGTGCAAGCAGCCGAAGCTGGAGCTCGTCAAATAGGTTCACTTGCTCGCGAACAAACAATGG CCATGATTCAGGAAAGAGCTAGCCTGCCTATCATCTCACTGCAACCGGTTGTGGCAGGGGCTGCAAAGAAGACTTCTCGTGTTGTTGGTAAAGCAGCCAAAACTTTCTTGAACTACATATCGCCAGGCGAATACAGCTCAGCTGATGAATATGAGACAGAAAGTTGA
- the LOC125214611 gene encoding probable serine/threonine-protein kinase PBL26 has product MYLHTIHHRRHPFPGHGAKNSQAIAADDGDDDENKAEAFNFRDLATATKNFKPECLIGEGDIGRVYKGILQSGQVMAVRQLDRTGTQGSKDFQTEIVKLSQLHHPNLVKIIGYCADGDQRLLVYDYFPSGSLEKHLFDIAGDRKPLDWPARVKIAYGIALGLEFLHDKANPPIIYRDLKASNIMLDETNTAKLSEYGLAKLLQGGTNPNVSPRMVSSYGYCAPEFEMHGEVTVKADVYSFGVVLLELITGRRAFDSQRPTEEQVLGNWVKPFLRNPKKFPEIADPLLESQYPITSLNQAIGVASMCLQEEPAVRPLISDAVAALSFLAMDPP; this is encoded by the exons ATGTATTTACATACAATACACCATAGAAGACATCCATTTCCTGGACATGGTGCTAAGAACTCGCAGGCAATTGCAGCAGATGATGGTGACGACGACGAAAATAAGGCAGAGGCGTTCAATTTCCGCGACCTTGCAACAgctacaaaaaatttcaaaccaGAATGTCTAATTGGAGAAGGTGATATTGGAAGAGTATATAAAGGAATCCTTCAATCTGGCCAG GTCATGGCTGTTAGGCAGCTAGACAGAACTGGAACACAAGGGAGCAAAGATTTCCAAACTGaaatagtgaaattaagtCAGCTTCACCACCCAAATCTGGTGAAAATAATTGGATATTGTGCTGATGGAGATCAAAGGCTTCTAGTTTATGATTACTTTCCATCTGGTTCTTTGGAAAAGCATCTATTTG ATATTGCAGGGGATCGAAAGCCGTTAGACTGGCCCGCGAGAGTTAAGATAGCGTACGGGATAGCTCTAGGGCTCGAGTTTCTGCACGACAAGGCCAACCCGCCCATCATATACCGCGATCTGAAGGCGTCGAACATCATGCTGGACGAGACGAACACCGCGAAGCTGTCGGAATACGGGCTGGCTAAGCTCCTGCAGGGAGGCACCAATCCGAATGTGTCGCCCAGAATGGTCTCGTCATATGGTTATTGTGCACCCGAGTTCGAGATGCACGGGGAGGTCACAGTGAAGGCTGATGTCTATAGCTTTGGCGTCGTCCTGCTGGAGCTGATCACGGGCCGGAGAGCCTTCGACAGCCAGAGGCCCACGGAGGAGCAAGTTCTCGGAAATTGG GTGAAACCGTTTCTCAGGAACCCGAAGAAGTTTCCTGAGATTGCGGACCCACTTCTGGAAAGTCAATACCCTATAACGAGCTTGAATCAGGCGATCGGGGTGGCATCAATGTGCCTTCAGGAGGAGCCGGCCGTTCGCCCTTTGATCTCTGACGCCGTGGCTGCATTGAGTTTTTTGGCGATGGATCCGCCCTAG